The window TGGAGGCGCTGGTGGTTGTTCAAGTCGAACGGGTTCGATTTTCTTCGTTACTTCAACGCTATCGAATTTTGGTGTTTCACTTACGACAGGTATTGCTCGAGTGCGATCATCATCGAACAGAATGGCGAATTTCTTCTCATTAGCTCGTTCTGGTGATAACACAGTTAGCAAATCATCATACATTTCGTCCGCCGAATCGTATCGGTATGTAGCATCTTTCATAGTGGCTTTTAAGATAACATTTTCTACACTTTGCGGAATCGAAGGGTATACCTCTCTCACTGAAGGCGTTTCTTCCTGCAAGTGTTTTAACGCAATTGCAACTGCAGTATCCGCTGTAAATGGCAATTCACCTGACAGTAATTCGTAAAGTACGATGCCTAATGAATAGATATCAGACTTTTTCGTCGCCATTCCTCCGCGTGCTTGTTCGGGCGATAAGTAATGAACCGTACCAATGACTGAATTTGTTTTAGTATGCGCAGTTGCACTGAGTGCCATTGCAATGCCAAAGTCAGTGATTTTCACATTCCCATCCGGATCCATTAAAATATTCTGAGGCTTAACATCCCGATGGACGATTCCGTTATGATGAGCATTCGCAATTGCAGATACAATCTGCTGCATGATCGGCAAAGCTAGTTCGGGTGTTAAAGCCCCATTATCTTGGATGAACTTTTTTAAGGTTTGTCCTTCAATATATTCCATCACAAGGTAATGCAACTCATCCTCCTCGCCAACATCGAATATATCGACGATATGCGGGTGCGTAAGACTTGTTGCAGATAGTGCTTCACGTTTAAATCTTCTTTTCAGTGCCTCTTCATTTGCAAAATCATAATTAAGGACTTTTATTGCAACATCGCGGTCCAAGATGACATCATGCGCAAGATATACTTTCGACATGCCCCCGTCGCCAATATTCTTTACAATTTCATAACGGCCACCTATTCTAGATCCGATCATGTAGTAGTCGCCTCCACATCACTCGAGTCAACTAGAATAACGGAAATATTATCTTCTCCGCCCATTTTGTTCGCCAAATCTACAAGTTCTTCCGTCTTTTCACGCAATACGGAATCCGATAGGACTATTTCATGCATCAATTGCTGATTGACTTTATTACTTAAACCGTCTGTACAAATAAGCATGTACATGCCATCTTCGAGCTCGAGTGAATAAATATCCGGTACAATCTTTTTTTCCGAACCAATTGCTTTCATAATCCAGTTTCGCTGCGGATGCACTGCAGCCTCTTCTTCCGTAATTTCCCCGCTGTCAAGAAGTGCATTTACATAGGAATGGTCTCGTGTCACTTGACGCACGCTTTGTTCATCAATTACGTATACACGGCTATCTCCAGTATGCGAAATAAGACAAGAACGTCCACGGATGAGAGCGGCCTCAAGCGTCGTTCCCATTCCTTTATACTCCTCATTTTCACTAGCAAGTTTATAGAGTATGTCATTTACATGAATGACTGCTTCCTGTAGCCACTGTGCCCATTTATCTTCGTCTTCAATTTTTGAACTATCGAGTTCCATGAATTGCTCCCCGATTACTCTGACCGCAGTCGAACTGGCGAAATCTCCGCCGCGATGGCCGCCCATGCCATCTGCTATCACAGCAAGCATGGTGCCACCCGGAAGCGTGTATACAGCTGCACTGTCTTCGTTGACCGTTCTTTTCCTGCCGATATCCGTCAAGACTTCAAATTGCAATGTTCATTCCCCCTTTTTTGCATCTATATATTTTGAAATAAAGAACCCCATTGAATTCACTCCGGCGCTCGGGGATGCCTCCCGCCCAGTGTCCGGTTACTGACACCGAATAGTGCCTGCGCTCAGTTTATCGAGGTATTCATTTATCCAATTTATATAGTTATTCTGCCGACTTACCTATTTTCCGGAAAGCTGCAACAAAAAATCCATCGCTTCCAAAGTGTTGCGGAAGCACTTGAAGGGTATCGTTTTCAATCGCCAACTTCGGTTTGCCAGTCAGTTGTGTCAAAGGAATTTTCTCCATATCCGAATGGCGCTCCAGGAATCGTTCAACCATCCCCTGATTTTCGGTATACTCCACTGTACATGTGCTATAGACGATAACCCCGTCCGGTTTTATCAATTCACGGGCCGTGTCAAGAAGATCCGATTGAATGGCGGTCAACGCATTGAAATCAGCTTGTGTTTTATTGTATTTGATTTCAGGTTTCCTCCGAATAACCCCCAAGCCGCTGCAGGGAGCATCGACTAGAATCCGATCAAATGAAGATAGAGCGTACTGTTCCGTTAATTTTCGGCTGTCTCCACTTAATGCTTTGATTGACGATAGACCTAGTCTATTCGCATTCGCTTCAATAAGCTTCAATTTATGTTCGTGCAAATCGTGTGCGAATACTTCTCCCTTATCGTGCATCTTTTCAGCGATATGAGTCGTTTTACCACCCGGTGCGGCACACATATCAAGCACTTTCATGCCTGGCGACAAATTCAGGGCAAGGACGGGAAGCATCGAGCTCTCATCTTGTATAGTGATAAGTCCTTTTTTATAAGCTTCTGTATTTGCAGGATTGCCGCTTTCAGAAATGATACATTCTGGAACTACCTCGCCTTTTCTCACTTCAATTCCTTCTGATTCAAGTAAAGCAGTAACTTCCTCAGGTGTTGCTTTAGCTGTATTGACCCGGATAGTCATTGCTGCTGGATGATTATTTTCATGTGCCATGACGGCCGCTTCTTCTTCGCCAAATTGTTCGTTCCAACGCCTAATCAACCATTCTGGATGACTTGTTTCGATAGATGTTTTCAAACTGCCATCTTGCATCTCATCGAGTGAACGGACACCTTTGCGCAATACTGAACGAAGAATGCCATTAACAGTTGGTGCAATCCTCTTGTGGCCGCGTCTTTTCGCAATTTCAACCGCCTCATGGACCACCGCGTGCGGAGGGATTTTCGTTAAATAAACGATTTGATATAACGACAACCGCAGAAGTTCACGCACCCAGCCGTCCAATTTACCACGTACAAACGGCTCAAGATAATAATCAAGTGTCATACGGTGTTGGAGCGTACCATACGTCAATTCCGTTAATAAGCCTCGGTCTTTCGTTTCAATACCATACTTTTCAATTGTTCTGTGCAACAATAGATTGCTATAGGCTTGATGGTCATTTATTTCTATCAGTATCGAAAGGGCCGCATCTCGGACGTTGCCGTTCCATATTTTCTTTTTTGGTCTAGTATTCATTGGAAACGGTCCCCTTTACTCCATTTAGATCCGGTTCCGCGAATGAATTCATCCGCTGACATCCGTTTTTTTCCGGCTGGTTGAAGATCCGTTAATGCTACAGCAATAGTATCGCCCGCTTTCACGATAATACGATCACTTTCTATTTCAATAATCGTCCCTGGTAACGCACTGTCAGTTGTAGGGATTTTCTGACTCCACCAAATCTTTACGTTTTCACCTTGGAATACGGTATATGCAACCGGCCATGGATGGAGCCCCCGGATTTTATCATAAATAGCTTTTCCGCTCTCTGACCAATCAATCCGTTCTTGTTCCCGTGAAATGTTGCGCGCAAATGTCACGAGCGTTTCATCCTGAACGATTCGCTCATTTGTTTCATTTAAAATAGATGGCAGTGTCTCTTTAAGAAGAGTAGTCCCCGCCACAGATAATGCGGTAAACATGCTCCCCGTATGGTCTGTATCCGAAATGGGCACAGTTACTTGTGAGATAATATCGCCTGCATCGAGTTTTTCGACCATGTACATAATTGTGACGCCTGTTTCTGTTTCTCCGTCCATGATTGCCTGATGAATCGGAGCACCACCGCGATATTTAGGCAGTAAGGATGCATGTACGTTAATGCAGCCAAGACGGGGAACTTCTAACAGTTCCTTCGGTAAAATCTGGCCAAATGCCGCTGTGACGATTAAATCTGGTTTGAGCGCGATGATTTCCTGAAGCTCAACAGAACCTGTAAGCTTTTCAGGCTGAATAATCGGCAAGCCAAGCCGCAGTGCTTCAACTTTCACGGGCGGTGGTGTTAAAATACGTTTTCGTCCAACCGGTCTGTCCGGCTGAGTGACGACCGCTGCGATTGTATGCCCCTCAGCGTGCAGCATCGTTAGAACTGCTACTGAAAATTCAGGCGTTCCCATAAAGACAATCTTCGTCATCGCAGTTCACCTCCGCCGTTTTCACCTACTGCCTCTTCTTCAACCGTTTCTTCCAACTCCGACGGATCAACAACACGGATAATTTTCGAATCGAATAACACACCATTCAAATGATCAATTTCGTGGAGTATCGCCCGTGCTTCATAATCTTCTGCTTCGAGTTCGTAAAGAGAACCATCCCGTTCCTGGGCTTCAATGCGGACAAAGAATGGTCTTTCAACTTCGCCGAACAAATCAGGAAAACTGAGACAGCCTTCCACTTCTACTTCGGAACCTCCGGTTGCTGTCACGACCGGGTTTACCATCTCAATGACATCTTGTCCTTCACCCATATCGACGATGGCGACACGTACAGCCTCGCCAATTTGCGGCGCAGCAAGGCCTATGCCATCCGCCGCTACCATTGTATCGTGCATATCATCTAACAGCCTTGAAAGTTTTTTATCAAATTTCACTACTTCTATACATTGTTTTTGAAGTACCGGAGCCGGATGCTTCACAATTTCACGTATTGCCAAATCTATTCCTCTTTTCTGTCTTGTTATCTAAGATGTTTTAAAGCCCCGGACTGAGGATCGACTCTGACATGGAGATTCCACGTCTAGACTCCAGCGCCTAGCCCGGGCCCACACGAAGTGGGTTATGCAGGGGGAGGGATAGAACTACATCCCTCCTTGTTGCCACAGGACGTGGCGTCTTAGGTTGCGTTCCATTAAACAGGCGCTTGCGCTTTTGTCTAATAAATGGACGCTGGTTCTACGTCGACGGTCATTGTCAGACCTGCTTTTATCCAGTCCGTCCGGTAGTACTTAATGAGCTGTTGCAGTGTTTCTGTCAACTTGGGCTCTTTTTTGTATTTTATCAAACATTGGTAGCGATATCTATTGTTCACTCGACTGATGGCGGAAGCAGTTGGCCCGATGACAACTGTATCTGCTGATAAGTTCTGTTTTAGATAACGGGCACCCTTCTCAGCAAAGTCAGCTACTTTCAATAAGTCTTCATGTGTAAACTGAATAAGTGTGACGAAATAAAATGGAGGATAACCATATTGTCTTCTTGCCGCCATCTCCATATTGTAAAACGGCTCGTAATGCTGCGCTTTCGCCAAATCGATGGCATAATGCTCGGGTGAATAGGTCTGAATGAAAACTTCTCCGGGCAATTCGTGGCGTCCAGCCCGTCCACTTACTTGTGTCATCAATTGAAAGGTTTTTTCGGCGGCACGGAAATCAGCAAGATGCAGTGTCGTGTCTGCTGCGAGCACACCGACGAGTGTAATATTTGGGAAATCGAGCCCTTTTGCAATCATTTGCGTGCCGAGTAAAACATCCGCTTTTCCTTCACTGAACTGCCTAAGCAGCCGTTCATGTGAACCTTTTTGTCTCGTCGTATCGACATCCATTCGGAGGACTCGTGCTTCTGGAAACATTTTTGCAATTTCTTCTTGTGCTTTTTGAGTCCCCGTTCCGAAAAACCGAATATGTTCACTTTTACATTCCGGACAAACAAGCGGTACCCGTTCTTCATGACCGCAATAATGGCATTTCAGCTGTTCGTGTGCACGGTGATACGTCAGCGAAATATCACAATTTGGACATTCAACGACCGTACCGCAATCCCTGCAAAGGACAAAGGATGAAAAGCCGCGCTTATTCAGGAATAGGACAATTTGCTCTTTCTTCTCCAATCGAACGCGGATCGCTTCCGCAAGCGGCAATGAAAACATCGAACGATTGCCCGTCTTCAATTCTTCCCTCATATCAACAACCGTTACAGCAGGAAGTGCCTGTTCTTTTGGACGCTTTGTCAGCGTTAACAATGTATATACGCCTTTTGACGCCCGTGCATATGATTCCAGTGATGGTGTTGCACTGCCAAGAATGACGGGACAATTGTAGTATTCTGAACGCTTAATGGCAACATCCCTTGCATGGTAACGTGGCGTATCATCTTGCTTATAAGTGGACTCATGTTCTTCATCCAAAATGATAATGCCTATATTTTCAAAAGGAACGAATATTGCCGATCTTGCACCGACGACAACTTTTACCTCACCCCGTTTTATTTTCCGCCATTCATCGTACTTCTCACCAGCGGATAACCCGCTATGCATCACCGCAACGAGCGAACCGAAACGTTCTTTGAAGCGTGATGTCATTTGGGGCGTCAAGGAAATTTCCGGAACAAGGACAATTGCTTCTTTACCTGTATCCAACACACGTTTGATGGCGCGTAAATACACTTCTGTTTTCCCGCTACCTGTAACGCCGTGAAGAAGGAATGTCTCCGCTTTTTGGCCGTCTGACGAAGCCGCGATGTAATCAAGTGCAGTCTGCTGTTCGTCAGTTAAATGTTCGGGAATTGCTGTATCTTTCAGTTGAGGTGCATCAGGTTCACGATATACTTCAGTAAATTCCTCGAAACCCGCACCTCTTTCGATAACCGCTTTCAATACAGCTGGCTGAATCCCGGATTGTTCCATCAATTGTTTCGCACTGATTGTCTGTCCTGCACGTTCAATCATCCAATGGATTAATTCCACTTGTTTTTTAGCATTTGAGTGAATGGTTTCTAGCAATCCACGAAGTGTCGCTTCATCTGCCATACGGATCATTCGTAATTTTTTAATTGCAGTTTGCTGTCTTACAGCAGTATCAACACTGACAATCTCCTGACTTGCATAGGTTTTCAACATCCTCATCAATTCAGACGTGTCCACTTCTTTCATTGGAATTCGTTTCCTGCCCGCCAAAAAAGCGATAAAGTCCTCGTCTTCAATCCGTTCCGGTTCTTCAACGATGATGAACTTTTCATATTTTGCCCGCATTGCAGCAGGCAACATCACTTGAAGGGCATCTATTTCATATGACAATGTCTCAACCGCAAGCCAGCGGGATAAATCGAGCAATTCATCAGAAATTACCGGATCTAAGTCAATTAGTTCATCAATCGGTTTAATCTTCCCGAATGCAAGTTCGCTCTCTTCTTTTAGTCTTGTTACATAGCCAAGCACTTTCCGTGGTCCGAATGGTACTTTCACGCGTATCCCGGGCTCGATAACCGATTCTAACTTTGCTGGCACAAGGTAATCAAACGGCCTATCGATTGGATAAGCCGCTACATCTACAATCACTTCAGCGATCATTTAGCTGATCACTTTCTTCTTGTATAATTGTTTCAAGCAACAGGATGGCTAGGTCTTTTTTTGGCATTGCTTGGAACGGCTTATTCGTTCCGTACTTCGAAAGTAGTGTCACGACATTCGTATCCTTCCCGAATCCCGCATCCGGATCGGTCACGTCGTTGATAATAATGTAATCCAGGTTTTTCCTCTTCAGTTTATCCATGCCATAGCCAACTGCATTTTCAGTCTCAGCTGCAAAGCCGACAAGGATCTGGTCAGTCTTCATCGAACCAATCGTTTTCAAAATATCAGTCGTCCGTTCGAGTTCAATAATCGAGTCCCCCGATTGTTTTTTCATTTTCTGCGGATGGATATCTCTCGGACGATAGTCTGCGACAGCGGCAGCCTTGATGACAATCGAGGCTTCATCAAATCGGTCACGTACTGCTTCGAACATCTCCGCTGCACTTTCTACATCAATGACTGTCACTCCCGCCGGTCTGTCCAACCCGACCGGACCAGAAATAAGTATGGTAGTAGCACCTAGCGCTGTGGCGGCTTCTGCCATTGCATAGCCCATTTTGCCGCTCGAAAAATTCGACACATAACGTACCGGATCAATTCGTTCCCGTGTCGGTCCTGCAGTGATTAAAACTTTCTTCCCGGAAAGCGGCAAATGTTTTGGTGTTGTGAACCGGTCTGTGATCAGTTCCACAATCTTCTCAGGCTCTTCCAGACGCCCTTTCCCTACATATCCGCATGCCAAAAATCCTTCAGAGGGTTCAATGAATTTATAACCATCTTCATGCAGCACACTAATATTGCGGATAACCGCTTTATTTTCATACATATGAACGTTCATGGCCGGTGCAATCCAAACTTCGGCTTGAGTGGCCAGAAGAGTTGTCGTTACCATATCGTCTGCAATTCCGTGCGCAAGTTTACCAATAACATTCGCTGTAGCAGGAGCAACAACTACTAAATCCGCCCAATCTGCTAAATCAATATGTGCAATGACACGGGAATCTTTTTCATCGAATGTATCAAAAAAAACATCGTTCCGCGACATTGCCTGAAACGTAAGCGGGGTGACAAATTCCTTTGCCGATGCAGTCATAATGACTTTCACATCCGCTCCCGCCTGCGATAACTTACTAACAAGTGCAACAGCTTTATAGACCGCGATGCCGCCAGTTACACAAAGGAGGATTTTTTTATTCAGCAACACTATCTCATCCCTTCTAAAATGACAAACTCCCAAAGAAAAACTCGTTTCTAAGGGAGTATCACGTTTACTTATAATAATATGAAAAGCGTAAGGAGCCGGTTTAGACGCGACAGGCATAAGACGGACCGGCGAAGCGGCATCATTTGCCGTGTAGCTGGGTCGACTTATGACCCGAGCGTCTGGCGACTGAAGCCTAGACACCATTCCAAGTCGAAAAACCCTAATGTCTTTTAAGTTCAAAAGTTGATGGTCTAATTATACTTCGTCTTCGTAAATGATTGAGTCGTCAGTCTTTTGTTTAGACAACATGCCTGCCGCCACTTCTTCAAGTGCTTTGCCGACATTCTTTTTCGATGTATAAGAAGGTAGCAGTTTAGTTCCTTCTTCTTGCATTTGACGCGCCCGTTTTGAAGCAAGTGTTACGAGTGTGTATTTTGAATCAATTTTTTCCTTCAAAGAATCGATTGATGGAGTTAACATTGTTTATTCCCCTCTCAGCATACCTAAATAGATTTTTTCAACACGTTCTCTGCGGCAATGTTCTGCGGTGACAATGGCATTGATACGATCACAAGCATTAGTTACTTCATCGTTTTCTACGACGTAATCGTACAAATTCATCATTTCAAGTTCTTCACGCGCTTTCAAGATACGTGATGCAATGACTTCGGCTTCTTCAGTACCTCTTCCTACAAGTCGGTCTTCAAGTTCCGACAAACTTGGCGGGGCAAGGAAAATAAATAACCCATCTGGAACTTTGGCGCGGACTTGCGCTGCTCCTACAACCTCAATTTCGAGGAATACATCTCTGCCAGCGTCAAGCGTCGCATTGACATAATCAAGCGGAGTACCGTAATAATTGCCCACATACTCGGCATATTCTAGCAGCTTATCTTCCTCAACCAACCGTTCGAATTCATCTCTCGATTTGAAGAAGTAGTCAGTTCCATCCACTTCACCTTCGCGGGGACTTCTCGTCGTCATCGAAATCGAGTATTCATAGTTCGTATCAGGTTGTGTAAAAAGCTCTTTTCGAACCGTCCCTTTGCCTACACCAGAAGGTCCGGACAGGACAATCAGAAGCCCACGTTGTTTGTACATGCAATCCCTCTTCTTATTTAATATGAATTTATAGTGAAGCTTCGGCACAATCATGCCGGCTCCGATCGTTATTGTTTGAAACAATCTGTTCATATTATACCATATATGCCCCTTGGAGTGCTAAAATGGGGAAAACGATTTGAAAGAGGAATCCTAATGGCATTTGATGGTTTATTTACAACGGCGATGGTGCAGGAGTTACAAGTCTTGAAAAATGGACGCATTTCTAAAATCCATCAGCCAAACGCACAAGAAGTCGTATTCCTTATCCGAGCAGACGGTAAGAATCAAAAACTTCTTATTTCAACTCACTCAGCGTATTCACGCATCCAACTGACAGAAGAAGCAATTACGAACCCTTCTGAACCGCCTCTATTTTGCATGGTTCTGCGTAAACATCTAGAAGGCGGTTCAATTACATCTATCGGTCAATTCGGTACAGATAGAATTATTACGATAGACATCAAAGCAAAAAATGAAATTGGGGACGATATTAACAGACGATTGTATGTCGAGATCATGGGCAGACACAGTAACCTGCTACTCGTAGACCCCGACCGTATGATCATTATCGAAAGTATGAAACACTTACCGCCATCAGTAAATAGTTACCGGACAATATTACCGGGGCAACCTTTCATACCCGCTCCCCCGCAGGATAAAATCAATCCCTTTGCGATCACAGAGGAACAGTTTCGCGGGTTGCTACCGGAGCTGGAAAGTACACGGGACATCGTCCAACGATTTTCAGGCTTTTCACCAGTTAATGCTGAAGAATTATTATATCGCTTGAAAAATGCTTCGGCCGCGGATCAATTCATCGTTTTCACATCTCTTCTTGGTTCGTTTAAAGGAATAGATAGCACGCCAAATATTTCAGAAGTCGGAACAAAAACCGTATTTTCTGCAACTACACTGACCCATGCAGATAAGACGATTGCTGAATATCAAACCCTTGGTGATTTGCTGGATAAAGTGTACTTTGCAAGGGCTGAAAGAGAGCGTGTAAAGTCGCAAGCAGCAGATCTTGAACGTTGGTTAGACAACGAGATTGCCAAGTTGAATTTAAAAGTGAAGAAACTTGTTAAAGAAAAAGAGGCAGCTGGGAAGCTGGATACATTCCAGCTCTATGGTGAACTGCTTACTGCAAATAGCTATGCCATTGAAAAAGGGGCAACGGAAGCAACTGTCGCGAATTATTATGATGAAGGCACAACGGTTACCATTCCGCTTGATCCGAGAAAGTCACCAATCGATAACGCCCAACGTTTTTACACGCGGTATTCGAAAGCGAAAACTGCACTTATCATGATTGCTGAACAACTTGAAAAGGCAGCAGATGATATTGCCTACTTTGAAATGATTAAACAGCAAGTAATGCAAGCATCCCCTATAGACATCGCAGAAATACGTGAAGAACTGGCGGAACTTGGTTTTCTGAAGGCTCGTAAGTCGAAAAAGAAACTTAAACCGAAAAAACCAGTACCTGAAACATATGTATCGTCTGCAGGCGTGAAGATCTCCGTCGGCAAGAACAATAAGCAAAATGACTATTTAACGTTTAAAATTGCATCCAGAGAACAAACTTGGCTCCATACAAAAGATATCCCTGGATCACACGTCGTCATCCATGATGCGCATCCTGACGAAGAAACAATTCGTGAGGCCGCAATCCTTTCTGCCTATTTCAGTAAAGCCCGCGGATCTTCAGCTGTAGCAGTTGACTACACTGAAGTTCGGCATGTTAAAAAGCCGAACGGTTCGAAGCCGGGCTTTGTTATTTATTTTGAGCAGAAGACGATTTTAGTAGACCCAGATGAGGATGTAGTAATGAAACTGCGTAAATAAAGAAGTGCTATTCCACACTGATGATATCTATCGTGGAATAGCATTTTCTATTTTATAAACTAATAGGGTACTTGGTCAGAGACGTGCAATAACTTCCGACAATTCACTTTGACACGTATTCACTTTTATCGATTCTATGATAATCAGATAGTTGAATCACTCGAACGTTGCCTGTGTTCAGCTCATGATAAATCCCTCTGCTATCCCGAAACGAAATGTATTGGTCCCGCTCGCTTCGAATCAGCTCCTCTGCTGCTTCTTGAGACTCCATATGAATAAATCTTCTGATATAATGCTCTTCATCAAAGAAGTATGTGATTTTAAATTCTTTCATACTATCTACCTCCCGATTTTCATAAGTAGGATAAATCCTTCAACGAACCCAGCCCATTTTCAGTAAGGTTTCTACACTTACTCTGAAATTTCAGCCTGTCCATTTCTCAGCATCCCTATTCTTCAATTTCCGAAAACCACCATCAAAAAACGAACTTCGAAACTATGATACACTTAATTCGGGTAATGAATGGCTGATGGCAAACAGTCCAGATCATTGGGGAATTGTAACATTCAGGTTAATCAGCGGTCTGTATATATTTCTATAATAGAGGGAGGGTTACTGTTGACGATAGATGGACCAATCAAAAAATATGATGAACTGCCTGACATGAGAGAGTTTATAGTTTTATTGGATAGTACACAAGGACTTGTATTCCAGAAGTAAACGATTCAAACAACAGCAAATTCTAGTAAAACTCCCCCTATAACAGCAAGTTCTTTATCCAATGATTCTATAAAGAATTGCTCTCTCTATCATTCTTCTTTAATGAGGGCGTAATATCCCTCCCTTCTGGCGATTAATACATACACCCAATATGCTGCTTTATGCCCGATTCATTTTTAATCCGGATAACTGGAAAAACTGAGGAGGAACTAAGAACATGACACTTTTCAAAAAAGTAACTGGACTTGGAACGGTTGCACTTTTGGCACTTGGACT of the Sporosarcina sp. FSL K6-1508 genome contains:
- the gmk gene encoding guanylate kinase; the protein is MYKQRGLLIVLSGPSGVGKGTVRKELFTQPDTNYEYSISMTTRSPREGEVDGTDYFFKSRDEFERLVEEDKLLEYAEYVGNYYGTPLDYVNATLDAGRDVFLEIEVVGAAQVRAKVPDGLFIFLAPPSLSELEDRLVGRGTEEAEVIASRILKAREELEMMNLYDYVVENDEVTNACDRINAIVTAEHCRRERVEKIYLGMLRGE
- the fmt gene encoding methionyl-tRNA formyltransferase; translation: MTKIVFMGTPEFSVAVLTMLHAEGHTIAAVVTQPDRPVGRKRILTPPPVKVEALRLGLPIIQPEKLTGSVELQEIIALKPDLIVTAAFGQILPKELLEVPRLGCINVHASLLPKYRGGAPIHQAIMDGETETGVTIMYMVEKLDAGDIISQVTVPISDTDHTGSMFTALSVAGTTLLKETLPSILNETNERIVQDETLVTFARNISREQERIDWSESGKAIYDKIRGLHPWPVAYTVFQGENVKIWWSQKIPTTDSALPGTIIEIESDRIIVKAGDTIAVALTDLQPAGKKRMSADEFIRGTGSKWSKGDRFQ
- the def gene encoding peptide deformylase, which codes for MAIREIVKHPAPVLQKQCIEVVKFDKKLSRLLDDMHDTMVAADGIGLAAPQIGEAVRVAIVDMGEGQDVIEMVNPVVTATGGSEVEVEGCLSFPDLFGEVERPFFVRIEAQERDGSLYELEAEDYEARAILHEIDHLNGVLFDSKIIRVVDPSELEETVEEEAVGENGGGELR
- the rpoZ gene encoding DNA-directed RNA polymerase subunit omega, with translation MLTPSIDSLKEKIDSKYTLVTLASKRARQMQEEGTKLLPSYTSKKNVGKALEEVAAGMLSKQKTDDSIIYEDEV
- the rsmB gene encoding 16S rRNA (cytosine(967)-C(5))-methyltransferase RsmB gives rise to the protein MNTRPKKKIWNGNVRDAALSILIEINDHQAYSNLLLHRTIEKYGIETKDRGLLTELTYGTLQHRMTLDYYLEPFVRGKLDGWVRELLRLSLYQIVYLTKIPPHAVVHEAVEIAKRRGHKRIAPTVNGILRSVLRKGVRSLDEMQDGSLKTSIETSHPEWLIRRWNEQFGEEEAAVMAHENNHPAAMTIRVNTAKATPEEVTALLESEGIEVRKGEVVPECIISESGNPANTEAYKKGLITIQDESSMLPVLALNLSPGMKVLDMCAAPGGKTTHIAEKMHDKGEVFAHDLHEHKLKLIEANANRLGLSSIKALSGDSRKLTEQYALSSFDRILVDAPCSGLGVIRRKPEIKYNKTQADFNALTAIQSDLLDTARELIKPDGVIVYSTCTVEYTENQGMVERFLERHSDMEKIPLTQLTGKPKLAIENDTLQVLPQHFGSDGFFVAAFRKIGKSAE
- the priA gene encoding primosomal protein N', with the translated sequence MIAEVIVDVAAYPIDRPFDYLVPAKLESVIEPGIRVKVPFGPRKVLGYVTRLKEESELAFGKIKPIDELIDLDPVISDELLDLSRWLAVETLSYEIDALQVMLPAAMRAKYEKFIIVEEPERIEDEDFIAFLAGRKRIPMKEVDTSELMRMLKTYASQEIVSVDTAVRQQTAIKKLRMIRMADEATLRGLLETIHSNAKKQVELIHWMIERAGQTISAKQLMEQSGIQPAVLKAVIERGAGFEEFTEVYREPDAPQLKDTAIPEHLTDEQQTALDYIAASSDGQKAETFLLHGVTGSGKTEVYLRAIKRVLDTGKEAIVLVPEISLTPQMTSRFKERFGSLVAVMHSGLSAGEKYDEWRKIKRGEVKVVVGARSAIFVPFENIGIIILDEEHESTYKQDDTPRYHARDVAIKRSEYYNCPVILGSATPSLESYARASKGVYTLLTLTKRPKEQALPAVTVVDMREELKTGNRSMFSLPLAEAIRVRLEKKEQIVLFLNKRGFSSFVLCRDCGTVVECPNCDISLTYHRAHEQLKCHYCGHEERVPLVCPECKSEHIRFFGTGTQKAQEEIAKMFPEARVLRMDVDTTRQKGSHERLLRQFSEGKADVLLGTQMIAKGLDFPNITLVGVLAADTTLHLADFRAAEKTFQLMTQVSGRAGRHELPGEVFIQTYSPEHYAIDLAKAQHYEPFYNMEMAARRQYGYPPFYFVTLIQFTHEDLLKVADFAEKGARYLKQNLSADTVVIGPTASAISRVNNRYRYQCLIKYKKEPKLTETLQQLIKYYRTDWIKAGLTMTVDVEPASIY
- the coaBC gene encoding bifunctional phosphopantothenoylcysteine decarboxylase/phosphopantothenate--cysteine ligase CoaBC, with product MLLNKKILLCVTGGIAVYKAVALVSKLSQAGADVKVIMTASAKEFVTPLTFQAMSRNDVFFDTFDEKDSRVIAHIDLADWADLVVVAPATANVIGKLAHGIADDMVTTTLLATQAEVWIAPAMNVHMYENKAVIRNISVLHEDGYKFIEPSEGFLACGYVGKGRLEEPEKIVELITDRFTTPKHLPLSGKKVLITAGPTRERIDPVRYVSNFSSGKMGYAMAEAATALGATTILISGPVGLDRPAGVTVIDVESAAEMFEAVRDRFDEASIVIKAAAVADYRPRDIHPQKMKKQSGDSIIELERTTDILKTIGSMKTDQILVGFAAETENAVGYGMDKLKRKNLDYIIINDVTDPDAGFGKDTNVVTLLSKYGTNKPFQAMPKKDLAILLLETIIQEESDQLNDR
- a CDS encoding Stp1/IreP family PP2C-type Ser/Thr phosphatase; the protein is MQFEVLTDIGRKRTVNEDSAAVYTLPGGTMLAVIADGMGGHRGGDFASSTAVRVIGEQFMELDSSKIEDEDKWAQWLQEAVIHVNDILYKLASENEEYKGMGTTLEAALIRGRSCLISHTGDSRVYVIDEQSVRQVTRDHSYVNALLDSGEITEEEAAVHPQRNWIMKAIGSEKKIVPDIYSLELEDGMYMLICTDGLSNKVNQQLMHEIVLSDSVLREKTEELVDLANKMGGEDNISVILVDSSDVEATTT